In Microbacterium lushaniae, the following are encoded in one genomic region:
- the rpsN gene encoding 30S ribosomal protein S14: MAKKSKIARNEQRKVVVARYAAKRAELKKQLVDPTSTDEQREAARLGLQKLPRNASPVRVRSRDAIDGRPRGNLSKFGISRVRFRDMAHRGELPGVTKSSW; encoded by the coding sequence ATGGCCAAGAAGAGCAAGATCGCGCGCAACGAGCAGCGCAAGGTAGTCGTCGCGCGTTATGCCGCGAAGCGCGCCGAGCTGAAGAAGCAGCTCGTCGACCCCACCTCCACCGACGAGCAGCGCGAGGCCGCCCGCCTCGGCCTGCAGAAGCTGCCGCGCAACGCGTCGCCGGTGCGCGTGCGCAGCCGCGACGCCATCGACGGTCGCCCCCGCGGCAACCTGTCGAAGTTCGGCATCTCGCGTGTGCGTTTCCGCGACATGGCCCACCGCGGCGAGCTGCCCGGTGTGACCAAGTCGTCCTGGTGA
- the rpmG gene encoding 50S ribosomal protein L33: MAKKAQDVRPIIKLRSTAGTGYTYVTRKNRRNNPDRIVLKKYDPVIRKHVEFREER, translated from the coding sequence ATGGCCAAGAAGGCTCAGGACGTCCGTCCGATCATCAAGCTGCGTTCGACCGCCGGCACGGGGTACACCTACGTGACGCGCAAGAACCGCCGCAACAACCCCGACCGCATCGTGCTGAAGAAGTACGACCCGGTGATCCGCAAGCACGTCGAATTCCGAGAGGAGCGCTGA
- the rpmB gene encoding 50S ribosomal protein L28: MAAVCQVTGAVPGFGHNISHSHRRTKRRFDPNVQKKTYFVPSLGRKITINVSAKGMKVIDARGIESVVKDMIAKGVKL; encoded by the coding sequence ATGGCAGCAGTGTGCCAGGTGACTGGAGCGGTTCCCGGCTTCGGTCACAACATCTCGCACTCGCACCGCCGGACGAAGCGCCGCTTCGACCCGAACGTGCAGAAGAAGACCTATTTCGTGCCCTCGCTGGGTCGGAAGATCACCATCAACGTGTCCGCTAAGGGCATGAAGGTGATCGACGCCCGTGGCATCGAATCCGTCGTCAAGGACATGATCGCGAAGGGTGTGAAGCTCTGA
- a CDS encoding DNA-3-methyladenine glycosylase, whose translation MTGHRPATRADLRGLPVEVAPRLLGALLRTEVDGEEVVVRVSEVEAYHGRGTGDVADPGSHARMGPTARNATMWGEPGHLYVYLSHGIHSCVNVVSGPAGVAGGILLRGGEIVAGEDAATRRRLERRGVVRSPRDLARGPGRLGDAVGLRHPQHDGIDAVTGAPQAGATARLELRVEPVPEIATGPRVGVAGVAGTAVFPWRFWIPGDPTVSPFRWGRGAQAAAGEGGIPPVLD comes from the coding sequence ATGACCGGGCACCGTCCCGCCACGCGCGCCGACCTCCGCGGGCTGCCGGTCGAGGTGGCGCCGCGGCTGCTGGGCGCGCTGCTGCGCACCGAGGTGGACGGCGAGGAGGTCGTGGTGCGCGTGAGCGAGGTCGAGGCCTACCACGGCCGCGGCACCGGCGACGTGGCCGACCCCGGGTCGCACGCGCGCATGGGGCCCACCGCGCGCAACGCCACGATGTGGGGCGAGCCGGGCCATCTCTACGTCTACCTCAGCCACGGCATCCACTCGTGCGTCAACGTGGTCAGCGGCCCGGCAGGGGTCGCCGGCGGAATCCTGCTGCGCGGGGGCGAGATCGTGGCCGGCGAGGATGCCGCGACCCGGCGGCGCCTCGAGCGCCGGGGCGTGGTGCGCTCGCCGCGCGACCTGGCGCGCGGGCCCGGGCGCCTCGGCGACGCCGTGGGCCTGCGCCATCCGCAGCACGACGGCATCGACGCCGTCACCGGTGCTCCGCAGGCCGGCGCGACCGCGCGCCTCGAGCTGCGCGTGGAACCGGTGCCGGAGATCGCCACCGGACCCCGTGTCGGGGTCGCGGGCGTCGCCGGCACGGCGGTGTTCCCGTGGCGCTTCTGGATCCCGGGAGACCCGACCGTGTCGCCCTTCCGCTGGGGGCGCGGCGCCCAGGCGGCCGCCGGCGAGGGCGGGATCCCGCCCGTGCTAGACTGA
- a CDS encoding TIGR03943 family putative permease subunit, with the protein MSDTVLHSLTTRWLGVGLAASLAVVTIALAATDRLALYINPESAWFAVGMAVIVLIGTVASFALPLGGEEDHGHDHGTRPADAAEHPAEPAHTPRRVATVMTATGGVLASGVVVTMLVAPPASLSAELAMSRDVGAAPLFAGTDVVTLAASGDTARFGVGEWAGVFASATDPDRFDGDPVTLTGFVTPGGDGDFALSRLVITHCVIDAQSASLPVTASTPPPGTGEWVSISGTVRADADGSLRIHAEQVTPIDEPQDPYEY; encoded by the coding sequence TTGTCTGACACCGTGCTGCACTCGCTCACGACCCGCTGGCTGGGGGTGGGCCTGGCCGCATCCCTCGCCGTCGTGACGATCGCACTGGCTGCCACCGATCGCCTCGCGCTCTACATCAACCCCGAGTCGGCCTGGTTCGCGGTCGGGATGGCCGTCATCGTCCTGATCGGCACGGTCGCGAGCTTCGCGCTGCCGCTGGGCGGCGAAGAGGATCACGGGCACGACCACGGCACGCGCCCCGCGGATGCGGCGGAGCATCCGGCAGAACCGGCCCACACCCCGCGCCGGGTGGCGACGGTGATGACGGCGACCGGCGGCGTCTTGGCATCGGGCGTGGTCGTGACGATGCTGGTCGCCCCGCCGGCATCCCTGTCGGCCGAACTGGCGATGTCGCGCGACGTGGGCGCGGCACCCCTGTTCGCGGGAACGGATGTGGTGACCCTCGCCGCATCCGGCGACACCGCGCGGTTCGGGGTGGGCGAGTGGGCCGGTGTCTTCGCCTCGGCCACCGACCCCGACCGCTTCGACGGCGATCCGGTCACCCTCACCGGATTCGTCACCCCCGGCGGCGACGGAGACTTCGCCCTCAGCCGCCTCGTGATCACGCACTGCGTCATCGACGCGCAGTCGGCCAGCCTCCCCGTCACCGCGAGCACGCCACCTCCGGGCACGGGCGAGTGGGTGAGCATCTCCGGCACGGTGCGCGCCGATGCCGACGGCTCGCTGCGCATCCACGCCGAACAGGTCACCCCCATCGACGAACCGCAGGACCCGTATGAGTACTGA
- a CDS encoding permease produces MTQTRPAPPRQRTRGRAAPWLVVGVAGVVALFAIDAFAPALFADALPTRAQDGLTLAISVLIESLPFVVLGVLLSVVVQVWVPPGMIERWMPRRAWARRAVLSLLGMLMPVCECGNVPFARGLMMRGFSVSDTLTFLVAAPIVNPIVILTTHAAFGWSDGVLVARLAGGFLVANLLGWLYSRHPDPDALVTDRFRQTCALSLDGTSASATRTRRSLAQFVVELRAVMPALVIGSGIAGAVQVLVPRQTLLAIGSDPALSIATMIVLAMVVSICSNVDAFFALSFASAFTPGSLVAFLLVGPIADVKMLALLRTTFSTRVLVGVTAIVVAAAFALGTVVNLLV; encoded by the coding sequence GTGACCCAGACCCGACCGGCTCCACCGCGACAGCGCACGCGCGGTCGCGCGGCGCCGTGGCTCGTGGTCGGCGTCGCCGGCGTGGTGGCGCTGTTCGCGATCGACGCGTTCGCGCCGGCCCTGTTCGCCGATGCGCTCCCGACGCGGGCGCAGGACGGCCTGACCCTCGCCATCAGCGTCCTGATCGAATCGCTCCCCTTCGTCGTGCTGGGCGTGCTGCTGTCGGTCGTCGTGCAGGTGTGGGTGCCGCCGGGAATGATCGAACGGTGGATGCCGCGGCGGGCGTGGGCGCGGCGGGCCGTGCTGTCTCTGCTGGGGATGCTGATGCCGGTGTGCGAATGCGGCAACGTGCCGTTCGCGCGCGGCCTCATGATGCGCGGGTTCTCGGTGTCCGACACGCTGACGTTCCTCGTCGCCGCGCCCATCGTGAACCCGATCGTGATCCTCACCACGCACGCGGCGTTCGGGTGGAGCGACGGCGTCCTCGTCGCGCGCCTGGCCGGCGGCTTCCTCGTGGCCAATCTGCTGGGCTGGCTGTACAGCCGCCATCCCGATCCCGACGCGCTCGTGACCGACCGCTTCCGTCAGACGTGCGCCCTCAGCCTCGACGGCACGAGCGCGAGCGCGACCCGGACGCGGCGGAGCCTCGCCCAGTTCGTCGTCGAGCTGCGCGCGGTCATGCCCGCCCTGGTGATCGGCTCCGGCATCGCCGGGGCCGTGCAGGTGCTCGTCCCCCGGCAGACGCTCCTGGCCATCGGATCCGATCCGGCCCTGTCGATCGCGACGATGATCGTCCTGGCGATGGTGGTGTCGATCTGCTCGAACGTCGACGCGTTCTTCGCCCTGTCGTTCGCGTCGGCGTTCACGCCGGGATCGCTCGTCGCCTTCCTCCTGGTCGGCCCCATCGCCGACGTGAAGATGCTGGCGCTGCTGCGCACCACGTTCTCCACCCGCGTTCTGGTGGGTGTCACCGCGATCGTCGTGGCCGCCGCATTCGCCCTCGGAACGGTGGTGAACCTCCTTGTCTGA
- a CDS encoding Fur family transcriptional regulator, which translates to MAQRNTWQRERVREALTDARGFVSAQSLHATLREENTGIGLATVYRTLAGMAAQGEADSLQSPEGENLFRACTSTGHHHHLICRSCGLTVEIAATDVEQWARATAAQHGFIEAEHVVDIFGRCASCAAASREKA; encoded by the coding sequence ATGGCCCAGCGCAACACGTGGCAGCGCGAACGCGTGCGTGAGGCGCTCACCGACGCCCGCGGCTTCGTGAGCGCCCAATCGCTGCACGCCACTCTGCGCGAGGAGAACACCGGCATCGGACTGGCCACCGTGTACCGCACGCTGGCGGGCATGGCCGCGCAGGGTGAGGCCGATTCGCTGCAGAGCCCCGAGGGCGAGAACCTCTTCCGCGCGTGCACGTCGACAGGGCACCACCACCACCTCATCTGCCGTTCGTGCGGGCTGACGGTCGAGATCGCCGCCACCGACGTGGAGCAGTGGGCGCGTGCCACCGCCGCCCAGCACGGGTTCATCGAGGCCGAGCACGTCGTCGACATCTTCGGCCGGTGCGCGTCGTGCGCCGCCGCATCGCGAGAGAAGGCGTGA
- a CDS encoding cupin domain-containing protein, with amino-acid sequence MTTPTRPYEVTELGALDQWRAHFGGFRPETSREGRRVVDFDLPLQYVGLTANALEPGEEAGYWHTHSRIEEVYLFLGGRGQMGLDDEVVDVGAGTLVRVGQGVWRTWRALPDADSELRWICIRAGGYELPDLPDDSTRDNDRPAPW; translated from the coding sequence ATGACCACACCCACCCGCCCTTACGAGGTGACCGAGCTCGGGGCCCTGGACCAGTGGCGTGCGCACTTCGGCGGCTTCCGGCCGGAGACCTCCCGCGAGGGGCGCCGCGTCGTCGACTTCGATCTGCCCCTGCAGTACGTCGGGCTCACCGCCAACGCGCTCGAGCCGGGCGAGGAGGCCGGGTACTGGCACACGCATTCCCGCATCGAGGAGGTGTACCTCTTCCTCGGCGGACGCGGACAGATGGGGCTGGACGACGAGGTCGTCGACGTCGGCGCCGGAACGCTCGTGCGCGTGGGTCAGGGCGTGTGGCGCACGTGGCGAGCCCTCCCCGACGCCGACTCGGAGCTGCGGTGGATCTGCATCCGGGCCGGCGGGTACGAGCTGCCCGACCTGCCCGACGACAGCACGCGCGACAACGACCGCCCCGCCCCCTGGTGA
- a CDS encoding DUF6157 family protein, producing MTTNYRNTFIAVAPDCPAPAAEAPPAAVTPTVASLQYDLLRDRPYELTSDEVLFAVHAIRSGIDDARRAEEWERFFGKDQACLRASPLAKRYGWGFHHDGEGRVALVGLGAPEYDEFQRRSDLTQKAALRASRKG from the coding sequence GTGACCACCAACTACCGCAACACATTCATCGCCGTCGCGCCGGACTGTCCCGCCCCCGCGGCGGAGGCGCCACCGGCCGCCGTCACGCCGACGGTGGCGTCGCTGCAATACGACCTGCTCCGCGATCGCCCGTACGAACTGACCTCCGACGAGGTGCTCTTCGCGGTGCACGCCATCCGCTCGGGCATCGACGACGCTCGGCGGGCGGAGGAGTGGGAACGGTTCTTCGGGAAGGATCAGGCCTGTCTGCGCGCCTCGCCCCTGGCCAAGCGGTACGGATGGGGCTTCCACCACGACGGCGAGGGGCGCGTCGCGCTCGTGGGCCTCGGCGCTCCCGAATACGACGAGTTCCAGCGCCGGTCCGACCTCACGCAGAAGGCCGCCCTGCGCGCCTCCCGGAAGGGTTGA
- a CDS encoding helix-turn-helix transcriptional regulator produces the protein MNAPRTRAISATERTGVLAPANLERFHAQWIAPADDVRDVVDTYWAVRWHLDAGERIEQRIIDHPSLTLSIEHGDVDAPFVVTSARSHAWTRTIAGHGDVFAIRLRPAGLAVLSDLDPSSPGPEQELTPALDTRAHALLARIAAAPDPARRAERADALVRAQLAERPLRASQRIANAALDALTAQPHVQRVPDVAAAVGTSERTLQRALRTHVGRGPGEIARRIRLQEVVRRLSAGEEDIPRIAVDLGYVDQAHLTNDFRRVAGVTPGAYVDGLVQMQAALRGRP, from the coding sequence ATGAACGCGCCACGGACACGAGCGATCAGCGCGACCGAGCGCACCGGCGTCCTCGCGCCGGCGAACCTCGAGCGCTTCCACGCGCAGTGGATCGCCCCGGCCGACGACGTCCGCGATGTCGTCGACACCTACTGGGCGGTGCGCTGGCACCTCGATGCCGGCGAGCGCATCGAGCAGCGCATCATCGACCACCCTTCCCTCACCCTCAGCATCGAGCACGGCGACGTGGATGCTCCGTTCGTCGTGACCTCCGCCCGCTCCCACGCGTGGACCCGCACCATCGCCGGCCACGGCGACGTCTTCGCGATCCGGCTGCGGCCCGCCGGCCTCGCGGTGCTGTCGGATCTCGACCCCTCGTCGCCGGGTCCTGAGCAGGAGCTGACGCCCGCGCTCGACACGCGTGCGCACGCGCTGCTCGCGCGGATCGCCGCCGCACCCGACCCGGCCCGCCGCGCGGAGCGGGCCGACGCGCTCGTGCGCGCGCAGCTCGCCGAGCGGCCGCTGCGGGCGTCTCAGCGGATCGCGAACGCGGCTCTGGACGCCCTCACCGCCCAGCCGCACGTGCAGAGGGTCCCCGACGTGGCAGCCGCGGTAGGGACCAGCGAGCGCACCCTGCAGCGGGCGCTGCGGACCCACGTGGGACGGGGTCCGGGCGAGATCGCCCGGCGCATCCGGCTGCAGGAGGTCGTCCGCCGCCTCTCGGCGGGGGAAGAGGACATCCCCCGGATCGCCGTCGACCTCGGCTACGTCGACCAGGCGCATCTGACCAACGACTTCCGCAGGGTCGCCGGTGTCACCCCCGGCGCCTACGTCGACGGCCTGGTCCAGATGCAGGCCGCTCTGCGCGGACGCCCCTGA
- a CDS encoding metal ABC transporter permease has translation MGADAWDALFGGLPDYGAILALVSNSLIAGAVLGLVGGLIGVFVMQRDMAFAVHGISELSFAGAAAALLLGFDVITGSIIGSVLAAAIIGWLGARARDRNSIIGVLMPFGLGLGILFLSLYDGRSANRFSLLTGQIVSVQSGQLGWLIAIGGGVLVALLLIWRPLRFDSLDPQSAAARGVPTTAVSLGFMLLLGLVVAVAVHIIGALLVMALLVTPAAAAMRVATGPVSVPVLAAVFGFVSAVGGILLAVAGTLPVSPYITTISFLIYLVCRGVGARRGRVVRVRD, from the coding sequence ATGGGCGCGGATGCGTGGGACGCGCTGTTCGGCGGGCTCCCCGACTACGGGGCGATCCTCGCCCTGGTGTCGAACTCCCTGATCGCCGGGGCGGTGCTGGGCCTGGTCGGCGGGCTCATCGGCGTCTTCGTGATGCAGCGCGACATGGCCTTCGCCGTGCACGGCATCAGCGAGCTGTCGTTCGCGGGCGCGGCGGCGGCGCTGCTGCTGGGCTTCGACGTGATCACCGGTTCGATCATCGGATCCGTGCTGGCCGCCGCGATCATCGGATGGCTCGGTGCCCGCGCGCGCGACCGCAACTCCATCATCGGCGTGCTGATGCCGTTCGGGCTGGGCCTGGGCATCCTCTTCCTCTCCCTCTACGACGGCCGCAGCGCCAACCGGTTCAGCCTGCTGACCGGCCAGATCGTGTCGGTCCAGAGCGGTCAGCTCGGCTGGCTCATCGCGATCGGCGGGGGGGTGCTGGTCGCCCTGCTGCTCATCTGGCGCCCGCTGCGGTTCGACTCCCTCGACCCGCAGTCGGCCGCCGCCCGGGGCGTCCCCACCACCGCGGTGTCGCTCGGGTTCATGCTGCTGCTCGGCCTCGTCGTGGCCGTGGCGGTGCACATCATCGGGGCGCTGCTGGTCATGGCGCTGCTGGTCACTCCCGCCGCTGCCGCGATGCGCGTGGCCACGGGGCCCGTGTCGGTGCCGGTGCTGGCGGCCGTGTTCGGGTTCGTCTCCGCCGTCGGCGGCATCCTCCTCGCCGTCGCCGGGACCCTCCCGGTGAGCCCCTACATCACCACGATCTCCTTCCTCATCTATCTGGTCTGCCGGGGCGTGGGCGCCCGGCGGGGTCGCGTGGTCCGCGTCCGCGACTGA
- a CDS encoding metal ABC transporter ATP-binding protein: protein MTPAPPLQIRGAALRRGDHTVWSGLDLEVQPGELIAVLGPSGSGKTTLLRAILGLEPLSAGSIRALGAEVRRPGNRRIGYIPQQRPLPAETPLRGRDLVGLGVDGHRFGLPIPRRGDRARIDRLVREVGAEAFADRPVGLLSGGEQQRLRVGQALADAPKLLLCDEPLTSLDLANQQAVVRLIDRHRRDTGAAVMLVTHDINPVLGKVDRILYLAGGRFMLGRPDDVLNSRVLSDLYGAPVYVLRAADRLVVVGAPDAEDTHHHHHDHEGGH from the coding sequence GTGACGCCCGCGCCTCCCCTTCAGATCCGCGGGGCCGCCCTCCGCCGCGGTGACCACACGGTGTGGAGCGGGCTCGACCTGGAGGTGCAGCCCGGCGAGCTGATCGCCGTCCTCGGGCCCAGCGGCTCGGGCAAGACGACGCTGCTGCGCGCGATCCTGGGCCTGGAGCCGCTCAGTGCCGGCAGCATCCGCGCCCTCGGCGCCGAGGTCCGCCGGCCCGGCAATCGCCGCATCGGCTACATCCCGCAGCAGCGGCCGCTGCCCGCCGAGACCCCGCTGCGCGGGCGCGACCTCGTCGGCCTCGGCGTCGACGGGCACCGGTTCGGCCTGCCGATCCCGCGCCGCGGCGACCGGGCGCGGATCGATCGCCTCGTGCGGGAGGTGGGTGCCGAAGCCTTCGCCGACCGACCTGTGGGCCTCCTGTCCGGCGGCGAGCAGCAGCGGCTGCGCGTGGGCCAGGCCCTCGCGGATGCGCCGAAGCTGCTGCTGTGCGACGAACCGCTGACGAGCCTGGACCTCGCCAATCAGCAGGCCGTCGTGCGCCTGATCGACCGCCACCGTCGTGACACCGGCGCCGCCGTCATGCTGGTCACCCACGACATCAACCCGGTGCTCGGCAAGGTCGACCGCATCCTCTACCTCGCCGGCGGCCGCTTCATGCTGGGCCGCCCCGACGACGTGCTCAACTCGCGCGTGCTCAGCGACCTGTACGGGGCGCCCGTGTACGTGCTCCGTGCGGCCGACCGTCTCGTCGTGGTGGGCGCCCCCGATGCCGAGGACACGCACCATCACCACCACGACCACGAGGGCGGGCACTGA